Proteins encoded within one genomic window of Synechococcus sp. PCC 7335:
- a CDS encoding SRPBCC family protein: MILGNYLSALSSESCYVFGGAIAVTVYEQSIFIRANSTTVERCFTEQRLMHQWLNPALVCEPVGEWQMTLGSEFEFKLKIPVLTPSLHSTVIERQPGLVVWGFDGFFEGCDRWECQPEANGTTLLNRFEFTIPNPLVSFGFNQFAATWTKQDMEAQLQRLKQIAERL; encoded by the coding sequence ATGATACTGGGTAATTATCTGTCAGCTTTGTCTTCGGAGAGCTGCTATGTTTTTGGAGGGGCGATCGCTGTGACTGTCTACGAGCAATCTATCTTTATCCGAGCGAATTCCACAACTGTGGAACGTTGTTTTACAGAGCAACGCCTGATGCATCAGTGGCTAAATCCAGCCTTGGTCTGTGAGCCAGTGGGTGAGTGGCAAATGACCCTAGGTAGCGAATTTGAATTCAAGCTGAAGATTCCAGTGCTAACACCCTCACTGCATAGCACCGTAATCGAACGTCAACCGGGACTAGTCGTGTGGGGATTTGACGGATTTTTTGAAGGATGCGATCGTTGGGAGTGCCAGCCCGAAGCCAATGGAACAACGCTGCTAAATCGATTTGAATTTACGATTCCTAATCCACTAGTAAGCTTTGGATTCAACCAGTTTGCAGCTACCTGGACCAAGCAGGATATGGAAGCTCAGCTACAGCGGTTGAAGCAGATTGCCGAGCGCCTATAA
- the purN gene encoding phosphoribosylglycinamide formyltransferase has product MPLLQPSTQPYGSALISPETTADLAVESAPLRLGIMASGSGSNFEAIAAAITAGTLSATIEVVIYNNPTAKVVERAQRLGIPAKLLDHRTFESREQLDEAIINTFSQFDVNWVVMAGWMRRVTQRLISAFPGQILNIHPSLLPSFPGAHAVEQALKANVKIAGCTVHYVELVVDSGPIIMQAAVPVLADDTVETLQARIQVQEHLIFPRAIALAAGQSGQWTHND; this is encoded by the coding sequence ATGCCGCTTCTCCAGCCTTCAACTCAGCCCTATGGTTCAGCATTGATTTCCCCTGAGACGACGGCCGATCTTGCTGTTGAGTCGGCGCCACTTAGACTGGGTATTATGGCTTCTGGTAGCGGTAGCAACTTTGAAGCGATCGCCGCTGCTATCACTGCTGGTACGCTCAGCGCCACTATTGAAGTTGTCATTTACAACAATCCGACCGCCAAAGTTGTTGAAAGGGCTCAGCGCCTGGGCATCCCCGCCAAGCTGCTTGACCATCGTACTTTCGAGAGTCGAGAGCAATTGGATGAGGCGATTATTAACACTTTTAGTCAGTTCGATGTGAACTGGGTAGTGATGGCAGGCTGGATGCGCCGGGTTACACAGCGACTAATTTCTGCCTTCCCAGGCCAGATTCTAAATATTCACCCTAGCCTGCTGCCTAGTTTTCCAGGGGCCCATGCTGTAGAGCAGGCGCTCAAGGCTAATGTTAAGATCGCGGGCTGCACTGTTCACTATGTGGAGCTTGTGGTCGATAGCGGACCGATTATCATGCAAGCTGCTGTGCCCGTACTCGCTGATGACACCGTAGAAACGTTGCAAGCTCGAATTCAAGTTCAAGAGCACCTAATCTTTCCGCGCGCAATTGCGCTTGCCGCTGGGCAGTCTGGTCAATGGACTCATAACGATTAA
- a CDS encoding ChaN family lipoprotein, producing the protein MSSVSKNSASKNSTLSNLSAHWPSKVCLRLGLTLAALSLACTNGQNATALGSGMEENASPLSQEEAITQNEPGIETDSANADVLEAIASSQVIYLAETHDSRADHIAQLNIIQALDQTNAIAIGLEMFQRPFQSALDDYLAGDITEAELVEQSEYETRWGFDWEFYAPIVRYAKDNQIPVIALNTPTEATRQVAREGLESLDENLLKYVPPIAELDTTNEAYRASVAQVFGAHGHGSSLNFENFFAAQVLWDETMAESVVMQLEKEPERQMVVLAGEGHIAFDYGIPSRVERRLPEIDQASVRLSTVDQPTTPNFTDFVWITP; encoded by the coding sequence ATGTCATCTGTATCAAAGAATTCCGCATCAAAGAATTCCACTCTTTCCAATCTCTCTGCACACTGGCCCTCCAAAGTCTGCCTGCGGTTGGGGCTGACGCTAGCAGCTTTGTCTTTAGCCTGTACGAATGGGCAGAACGCTACTGCGCTGGGAAGTGGAATGGAAGAGAATGCTTCACCGCTTTCACAGGAAGAGGCGATCACTCAAAATGAACCGGGTATTGAGACAGACTCTGCTAACGCTGATGTATTAGAGGCGATCGCCTCTTCCCAAGTCATCTACCTTGCAGAAACCCACGATAGCAGGGCCGATCACATCGCTCAACTCAACATCATCCAAGCGCTAGATCAAACGAATGCGATCGCTATCGGTCTAGAAATGTTTCAGCGCCCTTTCCAGTCCGCTCTAGATGACTACCTAGCTGGCGACATTACTGAAGCAGAGCTAGTAGAGCAGAGCGAATACGAAACCCGTTGGGGCTTTGATTGGGAGTTCTATGCGCCGATTGTTCGCTATGCCAAAGATAACCAAATTCCGGTGATTGCATTAAACACACCGACAGAAGCGACTAGACAAGTTGCCCGCGAAGGGTTAGAAAGTTTAGATGAAAATCTGCTGAAGTACGTTCCACCGATTGCTGAGCTCGATACCACTAATGAAGCGTATCGAGCTTCTGTTGCCCAGGTCTTTGGCGCTCATGGTCATGGCAGCAGTCTCAACTTTGAGAATTTTTTTGCAGCGCAAGTACTGTGGGATGAAACAATGGCTGAGAGTGTCGTCATGCAGCTAGAAAAAGAGCCTGAGCGGCAGATGGTTGTCTTAGCAGGTGAAGGCCATATCGCCTTTGATTACGGCATTCCTAGCCGCGTAGAGCGTCGCCTTCCCGAGATTGATCAGGCTAGCGTTCGGCTAAGTACGGTTGATCAACCCACGACGCCTAACTTTACCGATTTCGTTTGGATCACGCCCTAG
- a CDS encoding transaldolase family protein, which yields MSPSKTNTSSASTLGASTLENGEIDSLPNLRLYLDTADTAAWERWLPTGMFYGVTCNPLLLERAGVDCTPSTLKSLAQRAFDLGMQEVHLQAWGESTATLLNIGNLLSSFDQRIVVKLPATREGTIAAKLLVRSGIPVTLTAVYSIRQVLIAAAIGASYVAPYLGRIDDSGRDGFAEVATMQQVLKGVKSTTRVLTASIRNIEDIPELAEHGLDTFTFSDAIAQAFFDVPETIEATAEFERAANSAVIITADDTG from the coding sequence ATGAGCCCTTCAAAAACCAACACTTCAAGTGCAAGCACTTTAGGAGCAAGCACTTTAGAAAATGGTGAGATAGATAGCTTACCTAATCTGCGTCTTTATCTAGATACCGCCGATACAGCGGCGTGGGAGAGGTGGCTGCCAACCGGAATGTTCTATGGAGTGACTTGTAATCCACTGCTTTTAGAAAGAGCAGGCGTTGACTGTACGCCTAGCACATTAAAATCGCTAGCCCAGCGGGCCTTCGATTTAGGTATGCAAGAAGTTCATCTGCAAGCCTGGGGCGAGTCTACGGCGACGCTGCTGAATATTGGTAATTTACTTAGCAGCTTCGATCAGCGAATCGTGGTTAAGCTGCCTGCTACTCGAGAGGGCACTATAGCGGCCAAGCTGCTAGTTCGTTCCGGTATCCCGGTCACGCTGACGGCTGTCTACTCCATTCGTCAGGTCTTGATCGCAGCAGCGATCGGAGCTAGCTATGTGGCGCCGTATTTAGGACGGATTGACGACAGTGGTCGAGATGGCTTTGCTGAAGTAGCGACGATGCAGCAGGTGCTAAAGGGCGTGAAGTCTACCACTCGGGTGTTGACTGCAAGTATTCGCAATATAGAAGATATCCCTGAGCTGGCAGAACATGGCCTAGATACGTTCACTTTCTCCGATGCGATCGCCCAGGCTTTCTTCGACGTACCTGAGACAATTGAGGCGACTGCTGAGTTTGAAAGAGCTGCTAACAGCGCTGTGATTATTACTGCCGATGATACTGGGTAA
- a CDS encoding SPFH domain-containing protein → MVSSILAILSFLIAGYTVSSVRIIKEGNAALVERLGKYNRKLGPGVNIIVPVVESVVLEDSLREQTLDIEPQRAITKDSVNLEVDAIIYWRIYDLERTYYAIEDVEFAMSELVTTTLRSEVGKMDFQSLFSSRDRINRALLRELDQATEPWGLKVNRVEIQKLDPPQNVLDAMQKERAAIYEKNAKISEAQADVESMRLLSEAIANTGNGKEVLHYLLAQRYVAANQKIGESDNSKVLFMDPRALTEGLVDLMNDGDVRIKE, encoded by the coding sequence ATGGTTTCGTCAATTCTGGCCATTCTTTCTTTTCTGATCGCTGGATACACTGTTAGTTCAGTACGAATCATTAAAGAAGGCAATGCAGCCCTAGTAGAACGATTGGGCAAATACAATCGTAAGCTTGGCCCTGGGGTGAATATAATTGTGCCGGTAGTAGAATCTGTGGTGCTAGAAGATTCTCTGCGAGAACAGACCCTTGATATTGAGCCACAAAGGGCCATCACTAAAGACAGCGTAAACCTAGAAGTCGATGCCATTATCTACTGGCGAATCTATGACCTAGAGCGGACTTACTATGCGATCGAGGATGTCGAGTTCGCGATGAGCGAGCTAGTCACCACAACGCTGCGCTCTGAAGTCGGTAAGATGGATTTTCAAAGCCTATTCTCATCTCGCGATAGGATCAACCGTGCCTTGCTAAGGGAACTCGATCAAGCAACCGAGCCTTGGGGTTTGAAAGTCAATCGGGTCGAGATTCAAAAGCTAGATCCGCCGCAGAACGTGCTCGATGCCATGCAAAAAGAGCGAGCAGCTATCTACGAGAAGAATGCCAAGATCTCTGAAGCACAGGCGGACGTTGAGTCGATGCGTTTGCTCTCTGAGGCGATCGCCAACACTGGTAACGGTAAAGAAGTCTTGCACTATCTATTAGCTCAACGCTACGTCGCAGCTAACCAAAAGATTGGGGAAAGTGACAATTCCAAAGTGCTATTTATGGACCCCAGGGCGCTGACTGAAGGGCTAGTCGATCTAATGAATGACGGCGACGTTAGAATCAAAGAATAA
- a CDS encoding 1-acyl-sn-glycerol-3-phosphate acyltransferase, which yields MPLTNSLELSRWMLFSMGIRIRVHQLFSLPRSPFLVISNHRSFLDAPLLMAATAQPVHFACHHYMSQVPVMSDIVDALGCFPLDGPKQRGRTFFKQATHFLRSHQSIGVFPEGTNPMVEIPPPDRISDFHRGFAHLALRAPVEDLMIVPAAIIALKEKQQDTVPLRLLSWFDPSEPLFQQAGRHPAVIYQDVAVVIGKPISTTNLQAHYHGKQASQVATTLTNTCQDEIQTLLKSR from the coding sequence ATGCCCTTGACTAATTCTCTTGAACTTTCTAGATGGATGCTTTTTTCTATGGGCATCCGTATTCGTGTACATCAGCTATTTTCCTTGCCGCGATCGCCTTTTTTGGTGATTTCCAATCATCGCAGCTTTTTGGATGCACCACTCCTGATGGCTGCGACTGCTCAGCCAGTCCATTTCGCTTGTCATCACTACATGTCTCAGGTCCCGGTGATGAGTGATATCGTCGATGCGCTAGGCTGTTTTCCGCTCGATGGTCCTAAGCAACGAGGACGAACTTTTTTTAAGCAGGCTACTCATTTTTTACGCTCACATCAATCTATTGGGGTCTTCCCTGAAGGCACCAACCCTATGGTTGAAATCCCCCCACCTGATCGAATCAGCGACTTTCATCGGGGCTTTGCTCACCTCGCTTTGCGCGCACCCGTTGAGGACTTAATGATTGTCCCGGCTGCTATTATTGCTCTAAAGGAAAAGCAACAAGATACCGTTCCCTTGCGTTTGCTAAGTTGGTTTGATCCTAGTGAGCCTTTGTTTCAGCAAGCAGGACGCCACCCGGCTGTGATCTATCAGGATGTAGCTGTCGTGATAGGAAAGCCAATCTCAACCACAAATCTACAAGCGCACTACCACGGAAAGCAAGCCTCGCAAGTGGCCACTACGTTAACCAATACCTGTCAAGATGAGATCCAAACGCTACTGAAGAGCCGCTAG
- a CDS encoding AI-2E family transporter, which translates to MDWFNRLPRWMVWGLALPLLTLNGWVALQIFAYFRTQFTIFLTATLLSFVLNYPVQWLSRFRLRRSLAILLVLLITVSVLGVLGVILAPPLVEQLNELSGRLPSWIDSSTSQVTAFQNWAVSLNLPIDLSRLSTQLQTRITTQVQTISASILGLLPDAISSVVDLGLTVVLTFYLLLHGERLWDGLYQWLPDSWNARARPLIKQNFQNYFLGQFTVAMLMGTAMTIAFVVIQVPFGLLFGIAVGVMAIFPFGPALSITIISFLTALKSIWLGVRVVTVAAVIDQVVENAIAPQLIGGFVGLNPVWILVSLLLGTKIAGVLGLIVAVPVASSIKSIFEDQKIPPSPSKMIDKSEGQPSDSSALASA; encoded by the coding sequence ATGGACTGGTTCAATCGACTGCCGCGCTGGATGGTCTGGGGTTTAGCCTTGCCGCTCTTGACGCTAAATGGATGGGTAGCACTACAGATCTTTGCCTATTTTCGAACTCAGTTCACTATCTTCTTGACAGCAACGCTGCTCTCTTTTGTGCTGAACTATCCTGTTCAGTGGCTATCACGATTTCGACTGAGGCGATCGCTAGCTATTTTGCTAGTATTGCTAATTACTGTCTCTGTGCTGGGGGTGCTAGGGGTTATTCTGGCACCACCGCTAGTTGAGCAACTCAATGAGCTGTCTGGACGGTTACCGTCTTGGATAGACTCTAGTACGTCCCAAGTGACTGCTTTTCAGAATTGGGCAGTTAGCCTCAACCTGCCAATTGATCTTTCTCGGCTATCGACCCAGCTTCAAACCAGAATCACTACCCAGGTTCAGACCATCAGTGCCAGCATTTTGGGGCTGTTGCCAGATGCCATCAGTAGCGTTGTCGATTTGGGTTTGACGGTGGTGCTCACTTTCTACTTGCTGCTGCACGGTGAAAGGCTTTGGGATGGGCTCTATCAATGGCTACCAGATTCCTGGAATGCTAGGGCTCGGCCTCTGATCAAACAGAACTTTCAGAATTATTTTTTGGGACAATTTACGGTTGCGATGCTGATGGGCACCGCGATGACGATCGCCTTTGTGGTGATTCAGGTGCCGTTCGGTCTGCTTTTTGGGATTGCCGTTGGTGTGATGGCAATCTTCCCCTTTGGCCCGGCGCTGAGCATTACGATTATTAGCTTCTTAACTGCCTTGAAGAGTATTTGGCTGGGGGTACGGGTGGTAACGGTAGCGGCGGTGATCGATCAAGTGGTGGAAAATGCGATCGCCCCTCAGCTCATCGGCGGCTTTGTCGGTCTCAATCCTGTCTGGATTCTTGTCTCACTTTTGCTAGGGACTAAAATTGCAGGCGTGCTAGGGCTGATTGTGGCTGTGCCAGTCGCTAGCTCGATCAAAAGCATCTTTGAAGATCAAAAGATTCCACCTTCTCCTTCCAAGATGATTGATAAGAGCGAAGGCCAGCCGTCTGATAGCTCGGCGTTGGCTTCGGCCTAG
- a CDS encoding ATP-binding protein translates to MNLSTGPSESIAVWKLLDAIAQPVYVKTANHKWLYVNEPGAALIGLPAEAIIGRSEADFLPQQLARQLTQQDKLFFDSARQSETPLLFETTDGTQHLVGHRRLFSTADLGIQSGGETTVALVNTLQDMTALACIRENNNLLHKRLESNQAKLRKAQQLESTLKRITDRVRESLDEQQILQTAVNELVEVLNAKAANTALYDLEQGTSTVLHECAAGLAPMRGRVSSLEAYPEVYQLLLAGQYLQFCSIFPNPERGRVSMFAAPIEDDRVVLGDLWLINDKDRWFSESEIRLVQQVTNQCGIAIRQARLYQESQSQVRELEHVNTLKDDFLSTVSHELRTPVTSMRVAIQMLGITLKQEYGMDEEELKKPLAKRGRLARYYSVLNEECEREISLVNDLLDLQRLDVGNHPMMIQPIKISSWLPGIVNGFKPRTNSRKQELTLTIKEDLPELISDLASVERIITELINNACKYTPPEHSIQVEITGEPHSMKICVTNTGVEIAEEERDLIFDKFYRVPSADPWKQGGTGLGLALIEKLVEHLEGTITVDSGMNQTVFIVELPLLHSAA, encoded by the coding sequence ATGAACTTATCAACTGGTCCGTCTGAATCGATAGCTGTGTGGAAACTGTTGGATGCGATCGCTCAGCCTGTCTATGTAAAAACGGCTAACCACAAATGGCTCTATGTGAACGAACCTGGCGCAGCGCTAATCGGTCTGCCCGCGGAGGCGATCATCGGTCGCAGTGAAGCCGACTTTTTGCCCCAGCAGCTAGCAAGGCAGCTCACTCAGCAAGATAAGCTATTCTTCGACAGCGCTCGGCAGAGCGAAACACCGCTGTTGTTCGAGACCACCGATGGTACGCAGCATCTGGTGGGACATCGCCGACTGTTCAGTACAGCCGACTTGGGCATTCAGTCTGGAGGCGAAACCACTGTTGCATTGGTTAATACGCTACAAGATATGACAGCGCTAGCCTGTATACGTGAAAATAACAATCTTCTTCATAAACGGCTAGAGTCGAATCAAGCCAAGCTACGTAAGGCTCAACAGCTAGAATCTACGCTGAAGCGAATTACTGATCGCGTTCGAGAAAGCCTTGATGAGCAGCAGATTCTGCAAACAGCAGTTAATGAACTAGTAGAAGTGCTGAATGCAAAAGCTGCTAACACAGCGCTTTACGATTTAGAGCAGGGCACCTCAACGGTATTACATGAATGCGCAGCAGGATTAGCACCCATGCGCGGTCGAGTATCGTCTCTAGAGGCTTACCCCGAGGTTTATCAACTATTACTAGCAGGTCAGTATTTGCAGTTTTGCTCTATTTTTCCTAACCCGGAGCGGGGGCGAGTGTCGATGTTTGCCGCGCCGATTGAGGATGATAGAGTTGTGCTAGGTGACCTGTGGTTGATTAACGATAAGGACAGATGGTTCTCTGAATCAGAGATTCGGTTGGTGCAGCAGGTGACCAACCAGTGCGGAATAGCCATTCGCCAAGCCAGACTCTACCAAGAATCTCAATCGCAAGTCCGCGAGCTAGAACACGTCAATACGCTAAAAGATGACTTTCTAAGCACCGTTTCTCATGAGCTACGTACGCCTGTGACCAGTATGAGAGTCGCCATACAAATGCTGGGTATCACCTTGAAGCAGGAATACGGCATGGACGAAGAAGAGCTAAAAAAACCGTTGGCTAAGAGGGGACGACTAGCCCGCTATTACAGCGTTTTGAACGAAGAATGCGAACGTGAAATTAGCCTCGTCAATGACCTGCTCGACCTTCAGCGTTTAGATGTTGGTAATCATCCCATGATGATCCAGCCTATCAAAATCTCTAGTTGGTTGCCCGGCATAGTTAACGGCTTCAAACCTAGAACGAATAGCCGCAAACAGGAACTTACCCTCACAATCAAAGAAGATCTGCCCGAGCTGATTTCTGATTTGGCCAGCGTTGAACGAATTATCACAGAGCTCATCAACAATGCCTGCAAATATACGCCGCCTGAGCATTCTATTCAAGTTGAGATAACCGGTGAGCCCCATTCGATGAAAATCTGCGTGACCAACACGGGAGTAGAGATTGCAGAGGAGGAGCGCGATCTCATTTTTGACAAATTTTATCGAGTCCCTAGCGCCGATCCTTGGAAGCAAGGCGGTACAGGACTAGGGTTAGCTTTGATCGAGAAGCTAGTAGAGCATCTAGAAGGTACTATCACTGTCGATAGCGGTATGAATCAGACAGTTTTCATCGTTGAGCTGCCTCTGCTTCATTCAGCGGCTTGA
- a CDS encoding alpha/beta fold hydrolase, protein MDTIKFIKPHVGLEKESARSPLQPLFIYLPGMDGTGKLFHSQADKLSHWFDLRCLSLPPSELADWPTLTRQVSQLIDNELGKDSTPSGRRRAVYLCGESFGGCLAMQVLTDSPYLFEKVVLVNPASSFRRLPWMQLGSLITHQMPNLIYRYGAQGLIPFLIEPFRVSNRDRTALVNAMGSVPAKTAAWRMSLLGKFDIERLPLERMTHPVLIIAGGNDRLLPSKREANSLVARFPNAKKTLLPESGHACLIESKTDLAEILQTHQFLPNAKGFSYQS, encoded by the coding sequence TTGGATACCATTAAATTTATAAAACCTCACGTAGGACTAGAAAAAGAGTCGGCGCGATCGCCCTTACAGCCCCTCTTTATCTACTTACCGGGGATGGATGGTACAGGAAAGCTATTTCACTCCCAAGCCGATAAACTATCCCATTGGTTTGACCTACGTTGCCTATCACTGCCACCTAGCGAGCTAGCCGACTGGCCGACATTAACTCGCCAGGTTAGTCAACTAATTGATAATGAGCTAGGAAAAGATAGCACTCCTTCAGGCAGGAGAAGAGCGGTTTATTTGTGTGGTGAATCCTTCGGAGGCTGTCTAGCAATGCAGGTGCTGACGGACTCGCCGTACCTGTTCGAGAAGGTGGTGCTGGTTAATCCAGCGTCTTCTTTTCGGCGATTGCCCTGGATGCAGCTAGGATCGCTAATCACTCATCAGATGCCTAATCTGATCTATCGCTATGGCGCGCAGGGTCTAATTCCTTTTTTGATAGAACCTTTTCGAGTGAGTAACCGCGATCGCACCGCGCTTGTCAATGCAATGGGCTCGGTCCCAGCCAAAACCGCTGCATGGCGCATGAGTTTGCTAGGTAAATTCGATATAGAGCGGCTGCCGTTGGAGCGGATGACTCATCCGGTCTTGATAATTGCAGGCGGCAACGATCGACTACTCCCTTCTAAGCGCGAAGCGAATAGCTTAGTGGCACGATTTCCCAATGCAAAAAAGACCCTGCTGCCAGAAAGCGGCCACGCCTGTTTGATCGAGAGCAAAACTGATTTAGCAGAAATCTTACAGACTCATCAGTTTCTTCCTAACGCAAAGGGCTTTAGCTATCAATCTTGA
- the rlmN gene encoding 23S rRNA (adenine(2503)-C(2))-methyltransferase RlmN, with product MLAATTEPQLESKSDNARSDDDSPQEIAVVPLLGRSIEALTEWVIQHGQPAYRGKQLHQWIYQKGIRSLDEVTVFSKKWRAEVSGFPVGRSHIHHRSESPDGTIKYLLRLRDGLIIEAVGIPSDKRLTVCVSSQIGCPMGCDFCATGKGGFTRNLETYEIVDQVLTVQEDFQRRVSNIVFMGMGEPLLNTEAVIGAVRSLNQDIGIGQRMMTVSTVGIPGHIRRLAEQQMQITLAVSLHASNQALRTRLIPSAKQYPLSALLDECRDYVKMTGRRVTFEYILLADLNDRSEHAAELASELRGFQSHVNLIPYNPISEVDYQRPSRARVEGFTQQLKDKGIAVSVRYSRGLEKDAACGQLRASKAAETISTAS from the coding sequence ATGTTAGCAGCGACTACAGAGCCTCAGCTTGAATCAAAATCTGATAATGCAAGATCGGATGATGACTCGCCCCAAGAGATAGCCGTAGTACCGCTGTTGGGCCGCTCTATTGAAGCTTTAACTGAATGGGTGATACAGCATGGGCAGCCTGCATACCGGGGCAAACAGTTACATCAGTGGATTTATCAGAAGGGAATTCGCTCATTAGACGAGGTAACGGTCTTTTCAAAAAAATGGCGCGCTGAGGTAAGCGGCTTTCCAGTAGGGCGATCACATATTCACCACCGCTCCGAATCGCCTGATGGCACTATCAAATACCTGCTTAGGCTTAGAGATGGGCTGATTATAGAAGCGGTCGGCATCCCGTCTGATAAGCGTCTGACTGTCTGCGTCTCTTCGCAGATCGGCTGTCCGATGGGCTGTGACTTTTGCGCGACGGGAAAAGGTGGCTTTACACGCAACCTAGAAACCTATGAGATTGTCGATCAGGTACTAACGGTTCAAGAAGACTTCCAGCGGCGGGTGAGCAACATTGTCTTTATGGGCATGGGTGAGCCTTTGCTGAATACGGAGGCGGTGATCGGTGCGGTGCGATCACTCAACCAAGATATCGGCATCGGTCAGCGGATGATGACTGTATCGACGGTAGGCATTCCAGGCCATATTCGCAGGTTAGCCGAACAGCAAATGCAGATTACCCTCGCCGTCAGTTTGCACGCTAGCAACCAGGCACTACGCACTCGGCTAATTCCTAGCGCTAAGCAGTATCCCCTTTCAGCGCTGCTAGACGAGTGCCGAGACTATGTCAAGATGACGGGTCGCCGAGTCACGTTTGAGTATATTTTGCTAGCTGATTTGAACGATCGCTCAGAACACGCCGCAGAGCTGGCCTCAGAACTACGCGGCTTTCAAAGTCATGTGAATCTGATTCCGTACAACCCAATCAGCGAAGTGGACTACCAGCGCCCTAGCAGAGCAAGAGTCGAAGGCTTTACCCAGCAGCTCAAAGATAAAGGAATTGCCGTTAGCGTTCGCTATTCTCGTGGCTTAGAAAAAGACGCCGCTTGTGGTCAGTTGCGAGCATCAAAAGCCGCAGAGACGATTTCGACTGCTTCTTAG
- the psb32 gene encoding photosystem II repair protein Psb32, with translation MSRRLLCWFRQFVCFSATVLLAFQLLSAPALATSLYSMPQSPDGKWFIDEASQVSRLNEGKIESSLKQLAEETGNEVRFVTIHRLDYGETVQDFADGLAERWFPTPEARSNQTVIVLDDVTNNIGISVGESAAKIVDEDLAQSIVGETMKIPLLKGNQYNQSFLGATDRLVAVLSGEPDPGPPEAYDDTVDVDRTYATAEETEATRGSSTTVVIVLLIAATVIPMATYYWYMSVGG, from the coding sequence ATGTCTAGACGACTCCTCTGCTGGTTCCGTCAGTTTGTGTGCTTTAGCGCAACCGTCTTGCTCGCTTTCCAACTGCTCAGTGCCCCTGCCTTAGCGACTAGCTTGTACAGTATGCCGCAAAGCCCTGATGGGAAGTGGTTCATCGATGAAGCCTCACAGGTCTCACGGTTGAATGAGGGCAAGATTGAAAGTTCACTCAAGCAGCTAGCTGAGGAAACGGGTAATGAGGTTCGTTTTGTTACGATTCACCGGCTTGACTATGGCGAAACGGTTCAGGATTTTGCCGACGGTTTAGCTGAGCGCTGGTTTCCTACGCCCGAAGCGCGGAGTAATCAGACTGTGATTGTATTAGACGATGTCACTAATAACATTGGCATTAGCGTTGGTGAAAGTGCGGCGAAGATTGTAGATGAAGATCTAGCGCAGAGCATTGTTGGCGAGACGATGAAAATACCTTTGCTCAAAGGAAACCAGTACAATCAATCTTTTTTAGGTGCAACCGATCGGCTCGTGGCTGTGCTCTCAGGAGAGCCTGATCCGGGACCTCCTGAAGCGTATGACGATACCGTTGATGTCGATCGAACCTATGCTACTGCTGAGGAAACAGAGGCAACTCGAGGTTCTTCAACGACAGTCGTGATTGTATTATTGATTGCAGCTACGGTCATTCCTATGGCTACTTACTACTGGTATATGTCGGTAGGCGGCTAG